From one Sylvia atricapilla isolate bSylAtr1 chromosome 21, bSylAtr1.pri, whole genome shotgun sequence genomic stretch:
- the LOC136370383 gene encoding brain-specific homeobox/POU domain protein 3, with product MMSMNSKQAFGMHPILHEPKYPHLHTSSEAIRRACLPAPQIQGNIFAGFDETLLRGAEALAAVDIVSQKTHPFKPDATYHTMSSVSCTPTSSSVHLHHPSVLSTHHPHHHHHQPSQGLDGELLEHLNSALPLGGVPGPEVGSAPSHPHMSAINHMGHHPQPVSVSHPHGLAAHAVISGPDTETDPRELESFAERFKQRRIKLGVTQADVGSALANLKIPGVGCLSQSTICRFESLTLSHNNMVALKPILEAWLEEAERAQREKMTKPDIYTAGDKKRKRTSIAAPEKRSLEAYFAVQPRPSSEKIAAIAEKLDLKKNVVRVWFCNQRQKQKRMKFSATY from the exons ATGATGTCCATGAACAGCAAGCAGGCGTTCGGCATGCACCCCATCCTGCACGAACCCAAGTACCCGCACCTGCACACCAGCTCCGAAGCCATCCGCAGAGCGTGTCTGCCCGCCCCCCAG ATCCAGGGGAACATCTTTGCGGGCTTTGACGAGACGCTGCTGCGAGGGGCCGAGGCTCTGGCCGCCGTGGATATCGTGTCGCAGAAAACCCACCCCTTCAAGCCGGACGCCACCTACCACACCATGAGCAGCGTGTCCTGCACTCCTACCTCGTCCTCCGTGCACCTGCACCACCCGTCCGTGCTGAGCACGCACcacccccaccaccaccaccaccagccctCGCAGGGCCTGGacggggagctgctggagcacctCAACTCGGCGCTGCCGCTCGGAGGGGTGCCGGGCCCCGAGGTGGGCTCCGCGCCCTCGCACCCGCACATGTCCGCCATCAACCACATGGGCCACCACCCGCAGCCCGTGAGCGTGTCCCACCCGCACGGCCTGGCCGCCCACGCCGTCATCTCCGGCCCCGACACCGAGACGGACCCGCGGGAGCTCGAGTCCTTCGCCGAGCGCTTCAAGCAGCGCAGGATCAAGCTGGGGGTCACCCAGGCCGACGTGGGCTCGGCGCTGGCCAACCTGAAGATCCCGGGCGTGGGCTGCCTCAGCCAAAGCACCATCTGCAGGTTCGAGTCGCTCACCTTGTCCCACAATAACATGGTGGCCCTCAAGCCCATCCTGGAAGCGTGGCTGGAGGAGGCGGAGAGGGCGCAGCGGGAGAAGATGACCAAACCCGACATCTACACGGCGGGGGACAAGAAGCGCAAGCGCACGTCCATCGCCGCCCCCGAGAAGCGCTCGCTCGAGGCCTATTTCGCCGTCCAGCCCCGGCCCTCCTCCGAGAAAATCGCCGCCATCGCCGAGAAGTTAGACTTGAAGAAGAACGTGGTGCGGGTTTGGTTTTGCAATCagagacagaagcagaaaaggatgaaattttCTGCCACCTACtga